The Shewanella mangrovisoli genome has a window encoding:
- a CDS encoding ArsR/SmtB family transcription factor — MQNDIDVNAMVTNAESAAKWLKAIANPYRLMILCLLLDKELSVTELNETVPLSQSALSQHLAVLRAEDLVDTRKSSQIVYYKLKNEQVTQVISILHSRYCAV, encoded by the coding sequence ATGCAAAATGATATTGATGTAAATGCAATGGTAACGAATGCGGAAAGTGCGGCTAAATGGCTCAAAGCCATAGCGAATCCTTATCGCTTAATGATTTTGTGCCTATTGCTGGATAAAGAGCTGAGTGTAACCGAGCTGAATGAGACTGTGCCCTTAAGCCAATCGGCGCTATCACAACATTTAGCGGTGTTGCGAGCCGAAGACTTAGTCGATACCCGTAAGAGTTCGCAGATTGTGTATTACAAGCTTAAGAATGAGCAAGTCACCCAAGTGATTTCGATTCTCCACAGCCGTTATTGCGCCGTATAA
- the pepQ gene encoding Xaa-Pro dipeptidase, with product MDHLAHHYHAHIAELNRRVAEIVSREALSGLVIHSGQPHRMFLDDINYPFKANPHFKAWLPVLDNPNCWLVVNGRDKPQLIFYRPVDFWHKVSDVPEMFWTEHFEIKLLTKADKVAELLPSDIANWAYLGEHLDVAEVLGFTSRNPDSVMSYLHFHRTTKTEYELECMRRANQIAVQGHLAAKNAFYNGASEFEIQQQYLSAVGQGENEVPYGNIIALNQNAAILHYTALEHQNPARRLSFLIDAGASYFGYASDITRTYAFEKNRFDELITAMNKAQLELIDMMRPGVRYPDLHLATHGKVAQMLLDFELATGDAQGLVDQGITSAFFPHGLGHMLGLQVHDVGGFAFDERGTHIPAPEAHPFLRCTRILAPNQVLTMEPGLYIIDTLLNELKQDSRGQQINWRTVDELRPFGGIRIEDNVIVHQDRNENMTRELGLA from the coding sequence ATGGATCACTTGGCTCATCACTATCATGCCCACATCGCCGAGCTTAATCGTCGAGTCGCTGAAATTGTATCGCGTGAAGCATTATCAGGTTTAGTGATCCACTCGGGTCAGCCACATCGAATGTTTTTGGACGACATTAATTACCCTTTTAAAGCCAATCCCCACTTCAAGGCCTGGTTACCTGTGTTGGATAACCCTAACTGCTGGTTAGTGGTGAACGGTCGCGATAAGCCGCAACTGATTTTTTATCGCCCTGTGGATTTTTGGCATAAGGTGTCTGACGTGCCGGAGATGTTCTGGACCGAGCATTTTGAGATCAAGTTACTCACTAAGGCCGATAAGGTTGCCGAACTATTGCCTAGCGATATCGCCAACTGGGCGTATTTGGGCGAGCATTTAGATGTGGCTGAGGTGCTGGGTTTCACTAGTCGCAATCCTGACTCTGTGATGAGCTATCTGCATTTCCACCGCACTACTAAAACCGAATATGAACTCGAATGTATGCGCCGTGCGAACCAGATCGCGGTGCAAGGGCATTTAGCGGCAAAAAATGCCTTCTATAACGGTGCGAGCGAGTTTGAAATTCAGCAGCAGTATTTATCTGCCGTGGGACAGGGCGAGAACGAAGTGCCCTACGGTAATATCATTGCCTTAAACCAAAATGCGGCGATTTTGCATTACACCGCGCTTGAGCATCAAAATCCGGCGCGGCGCTTATCTTTTTTAATCGATGCGGGTGCCAGTTACTTTGGCTATGCGTCGGATATCACTCGTACCTATGCGTTTGAGAAGAATCGTTTCGACGAATTAATCACTGCCATGAACAAAGCGCAGCTCGAACTGATCGATATGATGCGCCCGGGCGTGCGTTATCCCGATTTACACTTGGCGACCCATGGCAAAGTCGCGCAAATGCTGTTGGATTTTGAGTTAGCCACGGGCGATGCCCAAGGCTTAGTGGACCAAGGTATTACCAGCGCCTTCTTCCCCCACGGACTCGGCCATATGTTAGGTTTGCAAGTGCATGATGTGGGAGGTTTTGCCTTCGATGAGCGTGGTACCCATATTCCAGCACCTGAGGCTCATCCGTTCCTGCGTTGCACCCGCATTTTGGCGCCAAACCAAGTGCTAACCATGGAGCCAGGTTTGTACATTATCGACACGTTACTCAATGAGCTAAAACAAGATAGCCGTGGCCAGCAGATCAATTGGCGCACTGTTGATGAGCTGCGACCTTTCGGCGGCATTCGTATCGAAGACAATGTGATTGTGCATCAAGATAGAAACGAAAACATGACCCGCGAACTGGGCTTAGCGTGA
- the hemG gene encoding menaquinone-dependent protoporphyrinogen IX dehydrogenase has protein sequence MTRILVLYFTRGGHTAKIANAIAQQLTLRGAKVDLVDINSAAATRINWPDYQLVALGACVLYGTYDKSVFQFIEQNAPALSALPNSFFCVNVVARNPEKRIPENNKYLQKFIALSPWTPADLKIIAGKVDYPSWPWYDRLMIQLIMKITKGPTDPKAVIDYTDWEDVKVYADHLLTLAEVAEPA, from the coding sequence ATGACACGCATTCTGGTGCTTTATTTTACCCGTGGTGGCCATACGGCCAAGATAGCGAATGCGATTGCGCAGCAATTAACCCTGCGTGGCGCCAAGGTTGACTTGGTGGATATTAATAGTGCGGCGGCCACCAGAATTAACTGGCCCGATTATCAACTGGTGGCGCTAGGGGCTTGCGTGCTCTATGGCACCTACGATAAGAGCGTATTCCAATTTATTGAGCAGAATGCGCCAGCTTTGAGTGCGTTGCCAAACAGTTTCTTCTGCGTCAATGTGGTGGCGCGTAATCCTGAGAAGCGCATCCCCGAGAACAACAAATACCTGCAAAAATTCATTGCCTTATCACCTTGGACTCCCGCCGATTTGAAGATTATCGCCGGTAAGGTGGATTACCCCTCATGGCCTTGGTACGACAGACTGATGATCCAGCTGATTATGAAAATCACCAAAGGACCAACGGATCCTAAGGCGGTGATCGATTATACCGACTGGGAAGATGTGAAGGTCTATGCCGACCATTTGCTGACCTTGGCCGAGGTTGCTGAACCTGCCTAA
- a CDS encoding TrkH family potassium uptake protein — MQYKTIIRIIGLLIGLFSITMLPPALIAIWYNDGGGTAFIQAFFVSLFIGFWLWYPNRRCKEELRTREGFLIVVLFWTVLGSIGALPFIFSSQPDLSWTDSFFESFSALTTTGATVIVGLDSLPKAILFYRHMLQWLGGMGIIVLAVAILPVLGVGGMQLYRAEIPGPVKDSKMTPRIAETAKALWYIYLLLTIACAGAYWLAGMSVFDAVCHSFSTIAIGGFSTHDASMGYFDSSVINLICVFFLIVSAVNFSVHFAAFSRRGINFRVYFRDTEFKMLVAIQLVLTAICFLTLYHSGIYDSPEETLDHALFQAVSVATTAGFGTESFHMWPLFLPILLIFSSFIGGCGGSTAGGIKVIRVILLLLQGSRELKRLVHPKAMFSIRIGSKALPDRVVDAVWGFFSAYALVFVLCMLALMAMGLDDITAFSATAACLNNLGPGLGEVASNYASIGDGAKWVLVVAMLFGRLEVFTLLILFTPTFWRD; from the coding sequence ATGCAATACAAAACCATAATAAGAATCATAGGTCTGCTTATCGGCCTGTTCTCCATCACTATGCTGCCGCCAGCCTTAATCGCCATTTGGTATAACGATGGCGGTGGTACAGCGTTTATTCAGGCATTTTTTGTCAGCTTATTTATAGGTTTTTGGCTCTGGTATCCTAATCGTCGCTGCAAAGAGGAATTGCGAACCCGCGAGGGTTTCCTGATTGTGGTCCTGTTCTGGACCGTTCTTGGCTCCATCGGTGCCTTACCCTTTATCTTCTCAAGCCAACCCGATCTCAGCTGGACCGACAGTTTTTTCGAATCCTTCTCCGCACTGACCACCACGGGAGCCACAGTCATTGTCGGGCTGGACTCCTTACCTAAGGCCATCTTGTTTTATCGGCATATGCTGCAATGGCTCGGCGGTATGGGGATCATCGTTTTAGCCGTGGCGATTCTGCCAGTGCTTGGGGTTGGGGGCATGCAGCTGTATCGCGCCGAGATCCCGGGGCCTGTGAAGGACAGTAAGATGACGCCGAGGATTGCCGAAACGGCCAAGGCGTTATGGTACATCTATCTATTGCTAACCATTGCCTGTGCTGGCGCTTATTGGCTGGCGGGGATGAGCGTATTCGATGCCGTGTGTCACTCGTTTTCGACCATCGCCATCGGGGGGTTTTCGACCCACGATGCCAGCATGGGATACTTCGATAGCTCAGTGATCAACCTAATTTGCGTGTTCTTTTTGATTGTCTCGGCGGTGAACTTTAGCGTGCACTTTGCGGCATTTTCGCGCCGCGGGATCAATTTTAGAGTCTATTTTCGAGATACAGAATTCAAGATGCTGGTGGCGATTCAGCTGGTGTTAACGGCGATTTGCTTCTTAACCCTTTACCACTCAGGGATTTATGACTCACCAGAAGAAACCTTAGATCACGCCTTATTCCAAGCGGTTTCGGTGGCGACGACTGCAGGCTTTGGTACCGAAAGCTTCCATATGTGGCCGCTGTTCCTGCCGATTCTGTTGATCTTCTCAAGCTTTATCGGTGGTTGTGGTGGCTCAACTGCGGGCGGGATTAAGGTGATCCGGGTTATCCTGCTGCTGTTGCAAGGTTCACGCGAACTTAAACGCCTCGTTCACCCTAAGGCGATGTTCTCGATTCGCATCGGCTCCAAGGCGCTGCCTGACCGGGTTGTCGACGCCGTGTGGGGTTTTTTCTCCGCCTACGCCTTAGTCTTCGTGCTGTGTATGTTGGCATTGATGGCTATGGGACTGGACGATATTACCGCCTTTAGTGCCACGGCGGCCTGCTTAAATAACCTCGGTCCGGGTCTTGGGGAAGTAGCAAGTAACTACGCCAGTATTGGTGATGGTGCTAAATGGGTGCTGGTGGTGGCTATGTTATTTGGTCGCCTCGAAGTCTTTACCTTGCTGATTTTGTTCACGCCAACTTTCTGGAGGGATTAA
- the hemG gene encoding menaquinone-dependent protoporphyrinogen IX dehydrogenase, protein MQTLIIYSTIDGQTLEICRKIKTLAEQAGDQVSLVSLEQAEALSLADFDKVLIGASIRYGKHRPDLYQFVNRNHAVLDSKINGFFTVNVVARKPLKNTPETNPYMQKFLKLSLWQPQQLAVFAGKIDYPKYGLFDRTMIRFIMWMTKGPTDLKGTFEFTDWGKVEAFGAHFSKL, encoded by the coding sequence ATGCAGACATTAATCATCTATTCGACAATCGATGGCCAAACACTGGAAATCTGCCGCAAAATCAAAACGCTTGCCGAACAAGCGGGTGACCAGGTGTCGTTAGTGAGCTTAGAACAGGCCGAAGCCTTAAGCCTTGCCGATTTCGATAAAGTGTTGATTGGTGCGAGTATTCGTTATGGCAAACATAGGCCCGATCTCTACCAGTTTGTGAATCGCAATCATGCGGTGCTGGACAGTAAAATCAACGGCTTCTTTACCGTGAATGTGGTGGCGCGCAAGCCATTAAAGAACACGCCAGAAACCAATCCTTATATGCAAAAGTTCCTCAAATTATCCCTGTGGCAGCCACAGCAATTGGCAGTGTTTGCGGGCAAGATTGATTACCCTAAATACGGCTTATTCGACCGCACTATGATCCGTTTTATCATGTGGATGACCAAGGGACCGACCGATCTGAAGGGCACCTTCGAGTTTACCGACTGGGGTAAAGTCGAAGCCTTTGGGGCACACTTTAGCAAGCTGTAA
- the fadB gene encoding fatty acid oxidation complex subunit alpha FadB, whose amino-acid sequence MIYQSPTIQVELLEDNIAKLCFNAPGSVNKFDRETLASLDAALDSIKQQSNIQALVLTSGKDTFIVGADITEFLGLFAQDDAVLLSWVEQANAVFNKLEDLPFPTASAIKGFALGGGCETILATDFRIADTTAKIGLPETKLGIIPGFGGTVRLPRVIGADNALEWITTGKDQRPEDALKVGAVDAVVAPEALEAAAIQMLKDAVAEKLDWQARRQRKMSPLTLPKLEAMMSFTTAKGMVFAVAGKHYPAPMAAVSVVEQAATKGRADALQIEHQAFIKLAKTDVAKALIGIFLNDQLVKGKAKKAGKLAKDVKSAAVLGAGIMGGGIAYQSASKGTPIVMKDIAQPALDLGLGEAAKLLSAQVARGRSTPEKMAKVLNNITPALDYAPVKHADVVVEAVVEHPKVKAQVLAEVEQYVSEDAIIASNTSTISINLLAKSMKKPERFCGMHFFNPVHKMPLVEVIRGEHSSEETIASVVAYASKMGKNPIVVNDCPGFFVNRVLFPYFAGFNGLLAEGGDFAAIDKVMEKQFGWPMGPAYLLDVVGLDTGHHAQAVMAEGFPDRMGKSGNDAIDVMFENKRLGQKNGKGFYAYSVDSRGKPKKDVDPTSYELLKAAFGEQKAFDADEIIARTMIPMIIETVRCLEEGIVASPAEADMGLVYGLGFPPFRGGVFRYLDTMGVANFVALADKYAHLGGLYQVTDAMRALAANNGSYYQA is encoded by the coding sequence ATGATCTACCAAAGTCCTACAATTCAGGTTGAGTTACTCGAGGATAATATTGCCAAGCTGTGCTTTAACGCACCCGGTTCGGTGAACAAATTCGACAGAGAAACACTCGCCTCACTCGATGCCGCATTAGACAGCATTAAACAACAATCAAACATTCAGGCCTTAGTGCTCACCTCAGGTAAAGATACCTTTATCGTGGGTGCCGATATTACTGAATTTTTAGGCTTATTCGCACAGGATGATGCGGTACTGCTCTCTTGGGTTGAACAGGCCAACGCCGTATTCAACAAACTCGAAGATTTACCTTTCCCAACCGCTTCTGCGATTAAAGGTTTCGCCTTAGGCGGCGGTTGTGAAACTATTCTGGCAACGGATTTCCGTATCGCCGACACCACAGCCAAAATCGGTCTACCCGAAACCAAGCTAGGTATTATCCCAGGCTTTGGTGGCACAGTGCGTTTACCACGTGTAATTGGTGCTGATAACGCCCTTGAGTGGATCACCACGGGTAAAGATCAACGTCCAGAAGATGCCTTAAAAGTAGGTGCGGTTGACGCCGTTGTTGCGCCAGAGGCTTTAGAAGCCGCTGCCATTCAAATGCTAAAAGATGCAGTTGCAGAAAAGCTTGATTGGCAAGCCCGTCGCCAACGTAAGATGTCACCACTGACCTTACCAAAACTCGAAGCCATGATGTCTTTCACTACGGCTAAAGGCATGGTGTTTGCGGTGGCGGGTAAACACTACCCTGCACCGATGGCGGCTGTCAGCGTAGTCGAACAAGCTGCAACCAAAGGCCGCGCCGACGCACTGCAAATTGAGCATCAAGCATTTATCAAGTTAGCAAAAACCGATGTAGCCAAAGCGTTGATCGGTATCTTCTTGAATGACCAATTAGTCAAAGGCAAGGCTAAGAAAGCGGGCAAGCTCGCTAAAGATGTGAAAAGCGCCGCCGTATTAGGTGCTGGTATCATGGGTGGCGGTATCGCTTACCAAAGCGCCAGCAAAGGCACGCCAATCGTGATGAAGGATATCGCTCAACCTGCATTAGATTTAGGTTTAGGCGAAGCCGCCAAACTGTTATCTGCGCAAGTTGCTCGCGGCCGCTCTACCCCAGAAAAAATGGCTAAAGTGCTGAATAACATCACTCCAGCCTTAGACTATGCCCCAGTAAAACATGCTGACGTGGTTGTCGAAGCCGTCGTTGAGCATCCAAAAGTAAAGGCACAAGTACTGGCGGAAGTTGAACAATACGTGAGTGAAGATGCGATTATCGCCTCTAACACGTCAACCATTTCAATCAACCTGCTCGCCAAGAGCATGAAGAAACCTGAGCGTTTCTGCGGTATGCACTTCTTCAATCCAGTGCACAAAATGCCATTGGTTGAAGTTATTCGTGGCGAGCACAGCTCAGAAGAAACCATCGCATCTGTTGTTGCCTATGCCAGCAAAATGGGTAAAAACCCTATCGTTGTTAACGATTGCCCGGGTTTCTTCGTTAACCGCGTACTCTTCCCTTACTTTGCTGGCTTTAACGGCCTGCTCGCCGAAGGTGGCGACTTTGCCGCTATCGATAAAGTGATGGAAAAGCAATTCGGCTGGCCAATGGGCCCTGCTTACCTGCTAGACGTTGTCGGCCTAGACACTGGCCACCACGCACAAGCGGTAATGGCCGAAGGCTTCCCCGATCGTATGGGCAAATCTGGCAATGACGCGATTGACGTGATGTTCGAAAACAAACGTCTCGGTCAGAAGAATGGTAAAGGCTTCTACGCTTACTCTGTGGATAGCCGCGGTAAGCCAAAGAAAGATGTCGACCCAACCAGCTACGAGCTGCTGAAGGCCGCCTTTGGTGAGCAAAAAGCATTCGATGCAGATGAAATCATCGCCCGCACTATGATCCCAATGATTATCGAAACCGTTCGCTGTTTAGAAGAAGGCATTGTGGCATCACCTGCCGAAGCGGATATGGGCTTGGTCTATGGTTTAGGTTTCCCTCCCTTCCGTGGTGGTGTATTCCGTTACTTAGATACTATGGGCGTAGCAAACTTTGTCGCCTTAGCTGATAAATACGCTCACTTAGGTGGTTTGTATCAAGTCACCGACGCCATGCGTGCCCTTGCAGCCAACAACGGTAGCTACTACCAAGCCTAA
- a CDS encoding YigZ family protein has protein sequence MLESYLIPSENVLIEEEIKHSRFISFLFHCTSLEQLKLVLTDIKRDYPGASHYCYAFIAGAPNDSIAIGSSDDGEPAGSAGRPMLAVLQGADLGEVGAVVVRFYGGTKLGVGGLVRAYTSGLRQGLGQLPTRVKQLRYPAKLHCDYTQLRDVEHLLQQLEAVIIDKQFAEAVDIHFEIGKQQQGILNESLATLSQGSLRAEFEL, from the coding sequence GTGCTCGAAAGTTATCTGATACCGAGTGAAAATGTGCTGATAGAAGAAGAGATAAAGCATAGCCGCTTTATCTCTTTTCTATTTCATTGCACGAGTTTAGAACAATTGAAGTTAGTACTTACTGACATAAAGCGAGATTATCCCGGCGCCAGCCATTACTGCTATGCCTTTATCGCTGGAGCGCCTAACGACAGCATTGCCATCGGTTCGAGTGACGATGGAGAGCCTGCGGGCAGCGCAGGTCGTCCAATGCTCGCGGTATTGCAAGGCGCAGATCTCGGTGAAGTCGGTGCTGTGGTGGTGCGTTTCTATGGCGGTACTAAGTTAGGCGTAGGCGGTTTAGTGCGTGCCTATACCTCGGGATTACGCCAAGGTTTAGGGCAATTGCCGACGCGAGTGAAGCAATTACGTTATCCGGCAAAACTGCATTGTGATTACACCCAATTAAGGGATGTTGAGCATCTACTGCAGCAGTTAGAGGCGGTGATCATCGATAAGCAATTTGCCGAAGCCGTTGATATCCATTTTGAAATAGGCAAACAACAGCAGGGCATATTAAATGAATCGTTGGCAACTTTGAGTCAGGGCAGCCTGCGCGCAGAGTTTGAGCTGTGA
- a CDS encoding TrkH family potassium uptake protein, producing the protein MLNFRPLLFILGLFLSMLTAFMLAPLLLAVFNGEETVGAFMLSALVTGICASLCLHNGQSKTINLNIRDMFLLTSLTWLIVSLFAAMPFTLYHGIGYTDAFFETMSGITTTGSTVLSGLDTMDHSILIWRSLLQWLGGIGFIVMAVAILPFLNVGGMRLFRTESSDWSDKAVPRTQNMAKHLFFIYILLTVMCCVAYHLAGMTWFQAINHAMTTLSTGGYSTSDNSMAAFSNSAHWVGVVFMAAGGLPLLMFVQMIQQRDFTVWNDAQVKGFLFFLTFVSCFIGFWLWQTRDIALIDALRLSSFNVVSVVTTTGYGLTDYGAWGAFANIAFLFLMFVGSCSGSTSGGIKIFRFQIAGAIMREQLKQQCHPNGIFRERYNNRLISEDIVRSLITFVLLFMFVIVGLSVILVLTGLDPMTSFTGAITAVTNVGPGLGPIIGPAGNFSTLPDVAKWALSLGMLLGRLEILTVAVLFHPSFWKY; encoded by the coding sequence ATGCTGAACTTTAGACCGCTATTGTTTATTTTGGGGCTGTTTCTGTCGATGTTAACAGCCTTTATGTTAGCGCCCCTGCTCCTTGCCGTGTTCAACGGTGAGGAAACCGTGGGCGCTTTCATGCTGTCGGCTTTAGTCACTGGAATTTGCGCCAGCCTCTGTTTGCATAACGGCCAGAGCAAAACCATTAACCTCAATATTCGCGATATGTTTCTGCTCACCAGCCTCACTTGGCTGATCGTGAGCCTGTTTGCCGCCATGCCGTTTACCTTATACCACGGCATTGGCTATACAGACGCCTTCTTCGAGACCATGTCCGGCATTACCACCACAGGTTCAACCGTGCTCTCGGGCTTAGATACTATGGACCACAGTATCTTAATCTGGCGCTCGTTATTGCAATGGCTGGGCGGTATTGGCTTTATCGTGATGGCAGTAGCGATTCTGCCCTTCTTAAACGTCGGTGGTATGCGGCTGTTCCGCACCGAGTCATCGGATTGGAGCGATAAGGCGGTGCCGCGCACTCAAAACATGGCTAAGCATCTATTTTTTATCTATATCTTGCTGACCGTGATGTGCTGTGTTGCCTACCATCTTGCTGGCATGACTTGGTTTCAAGCCATCAACCATGCGATGACCACACTGTCGACGGGAGGCTATTCGACCTCAGATAACTCGATGGCGGCGTTTTCAAATTCAGCCCATTGGGTTGGCGTTGTGTTTATGGCGGCGGGTGGTTTACCCCTACTGATGTTTGTGCAGATGATCCAGCAGCGAGACTTCACTGTTTGGAACGATGCACAAGTTAAAGGTTTCTTGTTTTTCCTCACTTTTGTGTCTTGTTTTATTGGCTTCTGGCTGTGGCAAACGAGGGATATCGCCCTTATCGACGCGCTGCGCCTCTCCAGCTTTAACGTGGTTTCCGTGGTTACGACTACGGGTTATGGTTTAACCGACTACGGCGCCTGGGGCGCGTTTGCGAATATCGCGTTTTTATTCTTAATGTTTGTAGGTAGCTGCTCTGGCTCTACCTCAGGCGGGATTAAAATCTTCCGCTTCCAAATTGCCGGCGCCATTATGCGCGAGCAGTTAAAGCAGCAATGTCACCCCAATGGCATCTTTCGGGAGCGCTATAATAACCGCCTGATCAGTGAAGATATTGTGCGCTCACTGATCACCTTTGTGCTGCTGTTTATGTTTGTGATTGTTGGATTATCTGTGATTCTGGTGCTGACGGGGCTAGACCCCATGACCAGCTTTACCGGTGCTATTACCGCAGTCACCAACGTCGGCCCAGGGCTTGGCCCCATCATTGGTCCTGCGGGTAACTTCTCGACGCTGCCCGATGTAGCTAAATGGGCGCTCTCTTTGGGTATGTTGCTCGGCCGCTTAGAGATTTTAACCGTAGCAGTGCTGTTCCATCCCAGCTTTTGGAAATACTAG
- the fadA gene encoding acetyl-CoA C-acyltransferase FadA: MKQAVIVDCIRTPMGRSKAGVFRNVRAETLSAELMKGLLLRNPQLDPNTIEDVIWGCVQQTLEQGFNIARNASLLAGIPKTAGAVTVNRLCGSSMEAIHQAARAIMTGMGDTFIIGGVEHMGHVPMNHGVDFHPGLANNVAKASGMMGLTAEMLGKLHGITREQQDAFAVRSHQRAHAATVEGRFAKEIYGIEGHDANGALIKVLHDEVIRPETSMESLAALRPVFDPANGTVTAGTSSALSDGASAMLVMEESKARALGLPIRARIRSMAVAGCDAAIMGYGPVPATQKALARAGITVNDLDVIELNEAFAAQSLPCVKDLGLLDVVEDKINLNGGAIALGHPLGCSGARISTTLINLMEHKDATLGLATMCIGLGQGIATVFERV, encoded by the coding sequence ATGAAACAAGCTGTTATCGTAGATTGCATTCGTACTCCTATGGGCCGTTCTAAGGCTGGGGTGTTCCGTAATGTACGTGCAGAAACACTCTCTGCCGAATTAATGAAAGGTCTATTACTGCGTAACCCGCAATTAGATCCCAATACCATTGAAGACGTGATTTGGGGCTGCGTGCAGCAAACCCTAGAGCAAGGCTTCAATATTGCCCGTAACGCATCATTGCTGGCAGGTATCCCGAAAACGGCTGGCGCAGTGACAGTCAACCGCCTATGTGGTTCTTCCATGGAAGCCATCCACCAAGCCGCTCGCGCCATTATGACTGGCATGGGCGACACCTTTATCATCGGTGGTGTTGAACATATGGGCCACGTGCCAATGAACCATGGTGTGGACTTCCACCCAGGTTTAGCCAATAACGTCGCCAAGGCGTCTGGCATGATGGGCTTAACCGCAGAGATGCTAGGTAAGCTTCACGGCATCACCCGTGAGCAACAGGACGCCTTTGCTGTACGTTCACACCAACGCGCTCACGCAGCTACTGTTGAAGGCCGCTTTGCCAAGGAAATCTATGGCATCGAAGGCCATGATGCTAACGGCGCACTGATTAAAGTACTGCACGATGAAGTGATTCGCCCAGAAACCTCAATGGAATCATTAGCGGCGCTGCGCCCAGTATTCGACCCAGCAAACGGTACCGTTACTGCCGGTACCTCTTCAGCATTATCTGACGGTGCTTCGGCAATGTTAGTGATGGAAGAATCTAAAGCACGCGCTCTAGGTCTACCAATCCGTGCCCGTATTCGCTCAATGGCGGTTGCAGGTTGTGACGCGGCAATTATGGGTTACGGTCCAGTACCTGCTACTCAAAAAGCACTGGCCCGCGCAGGCATCACAGTCAATGATTTGGATGTTATCGAACTGAACGAAGCGTTCGCTGCTCAGTCTCTACCATGCGTTAAAGATTTAGGTCTGCTGGATGTGGTAGAAGACAAGATCAACCTGAACGGTGGCGCTATCGCGCTTGGCCATCCACTGGGTTGTTCTGGTGCACGTATTTCGACAACGTTGATCAACCTGATGGAACACAAAGATGCGACCTTAGGTTTAGCTACTATGTGTATCGGTTTGGGCCAAGGTATTGCGACCGTTTTCGAACGTGTTTAA